The Caldanaerovirga acetigignens genome has a window encoding:
- the lipB gene encoding lipoyl(octanoyl) transferase LipB, with product MKALLLKQGLLPYLKGKELQLKAVEVVKSGLADMILITLQHPPVYTIGRAGGYENLLVPLEELKKIAEVHEVERGGNITFHGPGQIVAYPVVNLNKWEKDVHAFVDRLEEVVIRLLADYGVMAGRKPNYTGVWVGDEKICAIGIAVRRWVTWHGIAFNVNTDLTYFGRIFPCGIKEFGVTSLEKLGVREDLEKVRERLNGKFEEVFGVRFEEIDQNRLESMAGGLEK from the coding sequence ATGAAAGCCTTATTGCTGAAGCAGGGCCTTTTACCGTATCTAAAAGGCAAAGAGCTGCAGCTCAAAGCCGTCGAAGTTGTAAAGTCGGGGCTCGCCGACATGATCCTGATAACCCTTCAGCACCCGCCGGTTTACACCATAGGCAGGGCCGGCGGTTACGAAAACTTGCTGGTGCCGCTGGAAGAGCTTAAGAAAATTGCTGAAGTGCACGAGGTAGAGCGGGGCGGCAATATCACCTTTCACGGACCGGGGCAGATAGTGGCCTATCCCGTGGTGAACCTGAATAAATGGGAGAAAGATGTTCACGCTTTTGTGGACAGGCTGGAAGAGGTTGTGATAAGGCTGCTTGCCGATTATGGCGTGATGGCGGGTAGGAAGCCGAATTACACCGGCGTTTGGGTAGGCGATGAGAAGATATGCGCGATAGGCATCGCCGTTAGGCGGTGGGTGACGTGGCACGGCATCGCTTTCAACGTCAACACCGACCTTACGTATTTCGGCAGGATATTCCCCTGCGGAATAAAGGAATTCGGCGTAACATCCCTGGAAAAGCTGGGGGTAAGAGAGGATCTGGAAAAGGTGAGAGAGAGATTGAACGGCAAATTCGAGGAAGTGTTCGGTGTGAGGTTTGAAGAAATCGACCAAAACAGGCTTGAATCAATGGCGGGAGGATTGGAAAAATGA